In a genomic window of Actinomycetota bacterium:
- the pyk gene encoding pyruvate kinase, which translates to MRRAKIVATMGPATADIQAIRGLVEAGMDVARLNLSHGSYEQHEEVYRLIRQAADESGRGIGILADLQGPKIRLGRFAAGPVLLTEGEEFVVTTEEVPGDKFIVSTSYMGLPQDVHPGDSVLVDDGRIALEVVRVDGPRVVTRVVEGGRVSDHKGFNLPGAAMSVPAMSAKDRGDLRWALRIGCDMIALSFVRSATDIEDVHAIMTEEGVRVPVLAKVEKPQAVANLQEIINAFDGVMVARGDLGVELPLEQVPLVQKRAIHMCREAGKPVIVATQMLDSMISAKRPTRAEASDVANAVLDGADALMLSGETSVGAHPTTVIETMARIIVHVESEALGQLPGLDEPHAGSTNRALTHAAVTVADDVDASYLIAFTETGLSARLIARWRSATKLLAFTPNPRVRSQLALTWGVETFLVSQVEHTDDMVVQVDKALLDIARVTPGERVVIVAGVPPGVPGTTNGMRVHRIGGSGIGSGV; encoded by the coding sequence ATGCGTCGCGCGAAGATCGTTGCCACGATGGGCCCGGCCACCGCCGATATCCAGGCCATTCGTGGACTCGTTGAAGCTGGCATGGACGTCGCGCGACTCAATCTCTCGCACGGCAGTTATGAGCAGCACGAAGAGGTGTATCGCCTTATTCGGCAAGCAGCTGACGAATCCGGGCGCGGTATTGGCATCCTCGCGGACCTTCAGGGGCCGAAGATTCGTCTAGGTCGCTTTGCTGCGGGACCAGTGCTGCTTACTGAGGGCGAAGAATTCGTCGTCACGACAGAAGAAGTGCCAGGCGACAAGTTCATCGTCTCGACGTCATACATGGGTCTGCCGCAGGATGTTCATCCTGGTGACAGTGTGCTGGTCGATGACGGCCGCATTGCGCTCGAGGTCGTTCGCGTCGATGGTCCGCGTGTTGTGACCCGGGTAGTCGAGGGTGGACGCGTCTCAGACCACAAAGGCTTCAATCTGCCAGGAGCTGCAATGAGCGTGCCAGCAATGTCGGCGAAGGATCGCGGGGATCTCCGCTGGGCTCTGCGCATCGGCTGCGACATGATCGCGCTCTCCTTCGTGCGCAGCGCTACCGACATTGAAGATGTCCACGCGATCATGACCGAGGAGGGTGTGCGCGTTCCGGTGCTGGCCAAGGTTGAGAAGCCACAGGCCGTGGCCAATCTGCAGGAGATCATCAATGCCTTCGATGGCGTGATGGTTGCTCGTGGTGATCTCGGTGTTGAACTGCCGCTGGAGCAGGTGCCCCTGGTGCAGAAGCGCGCGATTCACATGTGCCGTGAAGCCGGCAAACCTGTGATCGTGGCAACGCAGATGCTCGACAGCATGATCAGCGCCAAGCGACCAACTCGCGCAGAGGCCAGCGATGTCGCCAATGCCGTGCTGGACGGCGCCGATGCATTGATGCTTTCGGGTGAGACCAGCGTCGGTGCACATCCCACAACTGTTATAGAGACGATGGCCCGCATCATCGTGCACGTTGAGAGTGAGGCGCTGGGTCAGCTTCCTGGCTTGGATGAGCCACACGCAGGTTCCACAAACCGGGCGCTCACACACGCGGCCGTCACGGTTGCTGACGACGTAGATGCCTCGTATCTGATCGCATTCACCGAGACCGGACTTTCAGCCCGACTCATCGCCCGCTGGCGAAGTGCCACGAAGTTGCTGGCGTTTACACCGAACCCGCGCGTGCGCAGCCAGCTGGCGTTGACGTGGGGAGTGGAGACCTTCTTGGTCTCGCAGGTTGAGCACACCGATGACATGGTCGTGCAGGTGGACAAGGCATTGCTTGATATCGCCCGAGTGACGCCCGGAGAGCGAGTGGTGATCGTTGCCGGTGTGCCACCGGGTGTTCCTGGCACGACAAACGGCATGCGCGTGCACCGCATCGGCGGTTCGGGCATTGGCTCCGGCGTTTAG
- a CDS encoding glutamate synthase subunit beta — translation MADPRGFLSVGRELPTRRPVGIRLQDWSEVYEEFGTDHVQKQASRCMDCGIPFCHMGCPLGNQIPEWNDLVYRDDWESAIEWLHATNNFPEFTGRLCPAPCETACVLGINQDPVTIKQVEVSIIDRAWDEGWVQPRVPDKVSGLTVAVIGSGPAGLAAAQQLARVGHTVAVYERADRIGGLLRYGIPEFKMEKQVLDRRLAQMEAEGVRFRPGVDIGIDFTGQDIRRRYDAVVIAIGATKWRDLEVPGRDLRGVYQAMEILPLANRVQEGDIDESPLDVKGKHVVIIGGGDTGADCLGTSHRQGAASVTQLEILPTPPRTRPGDQPWPTYPMIYRTSSAHEEGGERMFAVSTTHFVDDGTGQVKGLALVDVEPFEGGFRPVEGSERVIPADVVMLAMGFTGPDAQTLVEQFDLSLDGRGNINRDADYATEVDGVFVAGDAGRGQSLIVWAIAEGRAAAAAVDSYLNGSTTLPSPIASTVRQLMA, via the coding sequence GTGGCTGATCCAAGAGGTTTCCTCAGCGTTGGGCGTGAACTGCCGACGCGGAGGCCAGTGGGAATTCGCTTGCAGGACTGGAGCGAGGTGTACGAGGAGTTCGGCACCGATCATGTGCAGAAGCAGGCCAGTCGATGCATGGACTGCGGTATTCCCTTCTGCCATATGGGATGCCCACTGGGCAATCAGATTCCTGAGTGGAATGACCTCGTCTATCGCGATGACTGGGAGTCAGCCATCGAATGGCTGCATGCGACAAACAATTTCCCCGAGTTCACCGGCCGGCTGTGCCCGGCGCCTTGTGAAACCGCGTGCGTGCTGGGCATCAATCAGGATCCGGTGACGATCAAGCAGGTTGAGGTTTCGATCATCGACCGCGCCTGGGATGAAGGCTGGGTTCAACCGCGAGTTCCTGACAAGGTCTCAGGTCTGACGGTTGCTGTCATTGGCTCAGGTCCTGCTGGTCTTGCTGCTGCTCAGCAGTTGGCCCGCGTGGGTCACACCGTGGCGGTCTACGAGCGTGCCGACCGCATCGGCGGTCTGCTGCGCTACGGCATCCCCGAGTTCAAGATGGAGAAGCAGGTCCTAGATCGTCGGCTCGCTCAGATGGAGGCCGAGGGAGTGCGTTTCCGGCCCGGTGTCGACATCGGCATCGATTTCACCGGGCAGGATATTCGCCGTCGCTATGACGCCGTGGTGATTGCCATTGGTGCAACCAAGTGGCGCGATCTGGAAGTTCCCGGCCGTGATTTGCGCGGGGTGTATCAGGCTATGGAGATCCTTCCTCTGGCCAATCGCGTGCAAGAGGGCGACATCGACGAGTCACCACTGGATGTCAAGGGCAAGCACGTGGTCATCATCGGCGGTGGCGACACCGGCGCTGACTGCCTGGGCACCTCACATCGTCAAGGTGCAGCTTCGGTGACTCAACTCGAGATCCTGCCGACTCCGCCGCGGACTCGTCCGGGCGATCAGCCATGGCCGACCTACCCGATGATCTATCGCACCTCCAGTGCGCATGAAGAGGGCGGCGAGCGGATGTTCGCTGTGTCCACCACTCACTTTGTCGATGATGGCACTGGCCAGGTCAAGGGTCTTGCTCTTGTTGACGTGGAGCCATTTGAAGGCGGCTTCCGCCCGGTCGAGGGTTCCGAGCGCGTGATTCCAGCAGACGTCGTGATGCTCGCGATGGGCTTCACCGGCCCCGACGCGCAGACCTTGGTTGAGCAGTTCGACCTCAGCCTGGATGGCCGCGGCAATATCAATCGCGATGCTGACTACGCCACTGAAGTCGACGGAGTCTTCGTTGCTGGTGACGCCGGACGAGGTCAATCACTCATCGTGTGGGCCATTGCCGAAGGCCGCGCTGCTGCTGCTGCTGTTGATTCATATTTGAATGGCTCGACCACCTTGCCATCGCCGATTGCATCGACAGTGCGTCAACTCATGGCCTAG